One Streptomyces hundungensis DNA segment encodes these proteins:
- a CDS encoding PspC domain-containing protein: MSTPADTPLAPPDPAPDPAPEAPRLRRSARNKVIGGVCGGLGRYCDVDPVIFRITLGVLSVTGGLGLVFYGFAWLLLPLEDEDENEARRLLTGRVEGAALVAVLMALAGCGIFLTMLKNGPVMTFAVLLALLLGGAAVWSLRRSTTPLDAPLDPVAAQAVADAPPETKAPPAPSPPSWWRDPIVKDGTTGPVATGYLWGPADAEAPPTDRASRKAAKVAVRESRGPRSLGGLLFLLALLAFAAGLGDGWDHRPLGTGLEIGFAAALAVFGLGLMVSSLRGRTGFGTLFLAVLTAALLAGSAALPKTIDSHWQRTSWTPASIAEVRPGYDLGTGVATLDLSRVAVPPGQTLTTRAEVGAGRAKVVVPKDVTVRVSFDMGLGDIQLPGEKPDDIRVSPDQKRTATLAPPVGAEPAGTLDLRLTVGVGQAEVDRAAS; the protein is encoded by the coding sequence ATGAGTACGCCTGCCGATACGCCCCTCGCACCGCCCGACCCCGCGCCCGATCCGGCCCCCGAGGCCCCGCGGCTGCGCCGCAGCGCCCGCAACAAGGTCATCGGCGGGGTCTGCGGAGGCCTCGGGCGGTACTGCGACGTCGACCCGGTGATCTTCCGGATCACCCTCGGCGTGCTCTCCGTGACCGGCGGCCTCGGCCTGGTCTTCTACGGGTTCGCCTGGCTGCTGCTTCCGCTGGAGGACGAGGACGAGAACGAGGCACGCCGGCTGCTCACGGGCCGCGTCGAGGGCGCGGCCCTGGTGGCCGTCCTGATGGCGCTGGCCGGGTGCGGGATCTTCCTCACCATGTTGAAGAACGGGCCGGTGATGACGTTCGCGGTGCTGCTCGCCCTGCTGCTCGGGGGCGCCGCCGTGTGGTCGCTGCGCCGCTCCACCACTCCGCTGGACGCCCCGCTCGATCCGGTCGCGGCCCAGGCCGTCGCGGACGCGCCGCCGGAGACGAAGGCGCCGCCCGCGCCGTCCCCGCCGTCGTGGTGGCGGGACCCGATCGTCAAGGACGGCACCACCGGGCCGGTCGCCACCGGCTATCTGTGGGGGCCGGCCGACGCGGAGGCGCCGCCCACCGACAGGGCGTCGCGCAAGGCCGCGAAGGTCGCGGTGCGCGAGAGCCGGGGCCCGCGCTCCCTCGGCGGCCTCCTCTTCCTCCTGGCGCTGCTCGCCTTCGCCGCCGGGCTCGGCGACGGCTGGGACCACCGGCCGCTCGGCACCGGCCTGGAGATCGGGTTCGCGGCGGCGCTCGCGGTGTTCGGGCTCGGCCTGATGGTGAGCTCGCTCCGGGGGCGTACGGGCTTCGGCACGCTCTTCCTCGCGGTGCTCACCGCGGCGCTCCTTGCGGGCTCGGCCGCGCTGCCCAAGACCATCGACTCCCATTGGCAGCGCACCAGTTGGACGCCCGCCTCGATCGCGGAGGTGCGGCCCGGCTACGACCTGGGCACGGGCGTCGCCACCCTCGACCTGAGCCGGGTCGCCGTGCCGCCGGGCCAGACCCTGACGACCCGCGCGGAGGTCGGCGCGGGCCGCGCCAAGGTCGTCGTACCGAAGGACGTGACCGTGCGGGTGAGTTTCGACATGGGCCTCGGCGACATCCAGCTGCCGGGCGAGAAACCGGACGACATCCGGGTCTCACCGGACCAGAAACGGACCGCGACGCTCGCGCCACCGGTGGGCGCCGAACCGGCCGGCACGCTCGATCTGCGGCTCACGGTCGGCGTCGGCCAGGCGGAGGTGGACCGTGCCGCGTCATGA
- a CDS encoding DoxX family protein, which yields MAHGHATGVRGGVDHRGGLRATARAYALVPLRIFLGVTFVYAGLDKLTDSAFFHASGAGSIGELMHGVRDSAAIPALVDLALKSPSGFGYAIAFGELAVGLATLLGLFGRLAALGGALISLSLWLTVSWTTTPYYYGNDLAYLMAWLPLVLAGTPLLSADALLVRRRRLRTP from the coding sequence ATGGCACATGGACATGCGACCGGAGTGCGGGGCGGGGTGGACCACCGAGGTGGCCTGCGGGCCACGGCCCGCGCCTACGCGCTGGTGCCGCTGCGGATCTTCCTCGGCGTGACCTTCGTCTACGCGGGCCTGGACAAGCTCACGGACAGCGCGTTCTTCCACGCCTCCGGAGCCGGATCCATCGGCGAGCTGATGCACGGCGTGCGGGACAGCGCCGCGATCCCCGCCCTCGTCGACCTCGCCCTCAAGAGCCCCTCGGGATTCGGGTACGCCATCGCGTTCGGCGAGCTGGCCGTCGGCCTCGCCACGCTGCTCGGCCTGTTCGGACGCCTCGCGGCCCTGGGCGGAGCGCTGATCTCGCTCTCCCTGTGGCTCACGGTGAGCTGGACGACCACCCCGTACTACTACGGCAACGACCTGGCCTATTTGATGGCCTGGCTCCCGCTCGTGCTCGCCGGCACACCGCTGCTCTCCGCGGACGCGCTCCTGGTCCGGCGGCGCCGTCTGCGCACCCCGTAG